A genomic window from Candidatus Methylacidiphilum fumarolicum includes:
- a CDS encoding tetratricopeptide repeat protein, producing MTGCLAFILGFFLAALPTGLQEFQAGLNEQYHKSYEEAIAHYTQAIDSGELSRETLAIAYNNRADIWFALGHYYKAISDYNRAIELNPQPDYFNRRGIVEAKLGQYEKAIKDYSESIRRNRSNAYVYNNRGWALYKKGNYLSAIKDFNEALRLKSDYALAFDNRGWVHFRKGEREEALSDLSRAIQLDRIIQNSIMTEELF from the coding sequence ATGACAGGATGCTTGGCTTTTATCCTTGGCTTTTTTCTTGCAGCCCTTCCGACTGGATTGCAAGAATTTCAAGCTGGTCTCAATGAGCAATATCATAAATCTTATGAAGAAGCAATAGCGCATTATACGCAGGCCATAGATTCGGGGGAGCTTTCTAGGGAGACTTTAGCCATAGCTTATAATAATAGGGCCGATATTTGGTTTGCTCTAGGGCATTATTATAAGGCTATTTCTGATTATAATAGGGCTATAGAACTCAATCCTCAGCCAGATTATTTCAATCGAAGAGGCATTGTAGAGGCCAAATTAGGTCAATATGAAAAGGCTATCAAGGATTATTCTGAATCCATAAGAAGAAATAGATCCAATGCCTATGTCTATAATAACAGGGGCTGGGCTTTATATAAAAAAGGAAATTATCTTTCCGCAATCAAGGATTTCAATGAAGCACTTCGACTGAAATCCGATTACGCCTTGGCTTTCGACAACCGAGGTTGGGTCCATTTTAGAAAAGGAGAAAGAGAGGAAGCTCTCTCTGATTTGAGCCGTGCTATTCAGTTGGACCGAATAATCCAGAATTCTATAATGACCGAGGAATTGTTTTGA
- a CDS encoding dihydroorotate dehydrogenase-like protein produces the protein MNLQVQYLGFTLRSPLVAGASPLSSSLSGIQQLEQAGAAAIVLPSLFEEQIVKEAIAEKQYTDLSGKYAKFSTLEEYFSPESYLHLIREAKNKVQIPIIASLNGKSPGWWCRFAKKIEEAGADALELNIFWMPTDMDQSADSIEMFTLDIVRLVRQEIQIPLAIKISPFYTNVGNMAKRFLAAGANGLVLFNRFMQPGINTEKIEIKSQMLLGTSRDTFLSLRWIGILFDRLKVDLAATGGVIEPKDAIQLILVGATVVMLCSTLLKNGPEYLNVMEKGLVNWMDEHGYSSLEEWRGLLSQKRCPDPETFERAQYINSLILDREKGNEYR, from the coding sequence ATGAATCTGCAGGTACAGTATTTAGGGTTTACTTTGCGGTCTCCCTTAGTGGCTGGGGCTTCTCCTCTTTCCTCTTCTCTTTCAGGTATTCAGCAGTTAGAACAAGCTGGAGCTGCAGCCATTGTTTTGCCATCATTGTTTGAAGAGCAGATTGTCAAGGAAGCAATTGCTGAAAAACAATATACAGATTTGAGTGGTAAGTATGCAAAGTTTTCTACTCTTGAAGAGTATTTTAGCCCAGAATCTTATCTTCATTTGATAAGGGAAGCAAAAAACAAAGTACAGATTCCAATTATTGCAAGCCTCAATGGCAAATCTCCAGGATGGTGGTGCCGATTCGCCAAAAAAATAGAAGAGGCAGGAGCAGATGCTTTAGAGCTTAATATCTTCTGGATGCCTACAGATATGGACCAATCGGCAGATTCCATCGAGATGTTTACACTAGATATCGTGCGTCTTGTTAGACAAGAGATACAGATTCCTCTAGCAATAAAAATTAGCCCCTTTTATACAAATGTAGGCAATATGGCAAAGAGGTTTCTGGCTGCAGGGGCTAACGGACTTGTTTTATTTAATCGATTTATGCAACCTGGAATAAATACAGAAAAGATAGAAATTAAAAGCCAAATGCTGCTAGGAACCAGCCGAGATACTTTTCTTTCTTTGAGATGGATTGGAATCTTGTTTGATCGCTTAAAAGTGGATCTGGCAGCAACAGGGGGTGTTATTGAACCAAAAGATGCTATCCAGTTGATTTTAGTGGGTGCGACCGTCGTCATGCTTTGTTCTACTCTTTTAAAAAATGGGCCTGAATATCTAAACGTCATGGAAAAAGGACTAGTTAATTGGATGGATGAGCATGGCTATTCTTCCTTAGAAGAATGGAGAGGTTTATTGAGCCAAAAGAGATGTCCAGATCCTGAGACCTTTGAACGTGCCCAATATATCAATTCTCTTATTTTGGATAGGGAAAAAGGAAATGAATATCGGTAA
- a CDS encoding TonB-dependent receptor has protein sequence MIKKRGIIWIILFLMVLLFTNLNLFGLDDEDVTTTNNPSSDSQYNGENHSGKQKSKQNYIPVYNQRESASGRITMPEVTVQTETPPSAVETFGAPNAAVLPTEQGPVSSTYGIPMSVMDTPRQVTPVNPTMLKAAGTVYQGYLDPLSISQILPTAYSELNLGFGYAVTIRGRQALPYINGIEMTLQNDSAAGVPFSWNMVESMDITEGPANAVFGATQPTPGSVNYITKQPYFDKFRGYIWDTTGMYSQYLWGADVGGPVNDKVAWRFSYMGQEQGSYYNNIYNNQQNFYAAIGAKPYENYTVDFYADFGTYSFMPQFADQINRPTNALIDNGLYTAGMLPPGALAGTLTSPFFVPVNRRADIVNPAGGGNAMTGMLQLIQRVKVSDNIEIVNNTFAWYTRSSWIEPSLYVAAYLSGDYEVDNRTEIRVNFDTPLEAAAPEKGSKEMKEYKETSKSEGDEEVKKSFWEGAIGEMLMRHNIDAGIEWHYQRNLDYFGDAFWNAGNVWSMMTTNPYSWNAVFLAPFAKAVNNPKGPAGGEWQIPGAPPGWFYEPLNGPGGTTDCNYWTVNPFYQHNIDWTSKFSLLFGARANFYFVDASTPPGPVGAPFAHFSTAAFAPLVNISPVYKPFPWMTAYFDFNWLQTTNAAVIGGYAPTFQPNSFSEVNQLIEGGVKFNILKDKMYITTAAFTQNQILNNVGVLSNGAPMPATPTNVEGFEINASYQPDRHFWARLGYIYMRAVEEWSSFPPGLHGPPMRQLTPILPYYTGVPIAGGPFVNGPFPISGEMPSSNYPFIGFPDQYFSGTVTYTSDVGLGVTLGAIVMSDQYLNYFYNTKIPTQFILNAQIFYTQPKWEARLYLYNFTDEKYWLPFGLGSAGSRAFNMSSIIAGWPFWIEGTVAYKF, from the coding sequence ATGATAAAAAAGAGGGGAATAATTTGGATAATACTTTTCTTGATGGTCTTATTGTTTACTAACCTCAATCTTTTTGGTCTTGATGATGAGGATGTTACTACTACTAATAATCCGTCATCTGATTCCCAGTACAACGGAGAAAATCATTCTGGGAAGCAAAAATCCAAACAAAATTACATACCAGTTTATAATCAAAGGGAATCGGCTAGCGGCAGGATAACGATGCCAGAGGTGACTGTACAAACAGAGACTCCCCCAAGTGCCGTGGAAACCTTTGGTGCTCCGAATGCAGCGGTTCTTCCAACCGAACAAGGTCCTGTGTCCTCTACTTATGGGATCCCCATGAGCGTAATGGATACACCCAGGCAAGTGACTCCTGTTAATCCTACCATGCTAAAAGCTGCCGGAACGGTTTATCAGGGCTATCTTGATCCCCTGAGCATTTCTCAGATTCTTCCGACAGCTTATTCAGAACTCAACTTGGGGTTTGGATATGCGGTCACTATTCGTGGAAGACAAGCACTTCCCTATATAAATGGAATTGAAATGACTCTTCAAAACGATTCCGCAGCTGGAGTTCCTTTTAGCTGGAATATGGTGGAATCAATGGACATTACCGAAGGACCTGCCAATGCGGTTTTTGGAGCTACACAGCCTACTCCTGGTAGTGTGAACTATATTACCAAACAGCCCTATTTTGACAAGTTTAGAGGATATATATGGGATACCACTGGCATGTACAGCCAATATCTTTGGGGGGCTGATGTTGGAGGTCCAGTCAATGATAAAGTGGCCTGGCGTTTTAGCTATATGGGGCAAGAACAGGGTAGTTATTATAACAACATTTACAACAATCAGCAGAATTTCTATGCGGCAATTGGAGCCAAACCTTACGAGAATTATACCGTCGATTTTTATGCTGATTTTGGGACCTATTCCTTTATGCCACAGTTTGCTGACCAAATCAACAGGCCAACTAATGCCCTCATCGATAACGGACTGTATACAGCTGGAATGCTTCCTCCTGGAGCCCTGGCTGGAACCTTGACCAGTCCATTTTTTGTACCTGTAAACAGAAGGGCTGATATTGTGAATCCTGCAGGCGGGGGCAATGCGATGACTGGAATGCTTCAGCTTATCCAACGGGTAAAGGTTTCAGATAATATTGAGATTGTGAACAATACTTTTGCTTGGTATACGCGTAGCTCCTGGATCGAACCTTCGTTGTATGTGGCTGCTTATCTCTCAGGGGATTATGAAGTGGATAACAGAACAGAAATAAGAGTTAATTTTGACACTCCCTTAGAAGCTGCTGCTCCTGAGAAGGGGTCAAAAGAAATGAAGGAGTATAAAGAAACCTCCAAAAGCGAAGGGGATGAAGAGGTTAAAAAATCCTTTTGGGAGGGGGCAATCGGGGAAATGTTAATGCGGCATAACATTGATGCGGGCATTGAATGGCATTATCAGAGAAACCTTGACTATTTTGGGGATGCTTTTTGGAATGCAGGAAATGTCTGGAGCATGATGACAACCAATCCCTATAGTTGGAACGCAGTCTTTTTAGCTCCCTTTGCAAAAGCTGTTAATAATCCGAAAGGACCTGCGGGTGGGGAATGGCAGATTCCTGGAGCTCCTCCTGGATGGTTTTATGAACCTTTAAATGGCCCTGGTGGAACTACGGATTGTAATTATTGGACGGTCAATCCCTTTTATCAGCATAACATTGATTGGACAAGCAAGTTTAGCCTGCTATTTGGAGCGAGAGCAAATTTTTACTTTGTTGATGCTTCCACGCCTCCTGGACCAGTGGGAGCTCCGTTTGCACACTTTAGCACAGCGGCTTTTGCTCCTCTTGTAAACATAAGCCCGGTCTATAAACCCTTTCCATGGATGACCGCCTATTTTGATTTTAACTGGCTTCAGACTACTAATGCTGCGGTCATTGGAGGATATGCTCCAACGTTCCAACCAAATTCTTTTAGCGAAGTAAACCAGCTGATAGAAGGAGGCGTGAAGTTTAACATTCTTAAAGACAAGATGTATATCACCACTGCTGCTTTTACTCAAAATCAGATCCTCAATAATGTAGGGGTTTTATCTAATGGGGCGCCTATGCCAGCTACCCCTACAAATGTAGAAGGTTTTGAAATAAATGCTTCTTATCAGCCTGATCGCCATTTTTGGGCAAGGTTGGGCTACATTTACATGAGAGCGGTTGAGGAATGGTCGAGTTTTCCTCCAGGACTGCATGGGCCTCCAATGAGGCAGTTGACACCCATACTGCCTTATTATACTGGTGTGCCTATAGCCGGAGGACCATTCGTCAATGGACCCTTTCCTATCTCTGGGGAGATGCCTTCTTCCAATTATCCTTTTATTGGATTTCCTGACCAGTATTTTAGCGGTACAGTAACTTATACCTCTGACGTTGGCCTTGGAGTAACTCTTGGGGCCATAGTAATGAGTGATCAATACTTAAATTATTTCTATAATACAAAAATTCCAACGCAGTTTATATTAAATGCTCAGATCTTTTATACGCAACCTAAGTGGGAGGCAAGGCTTTATCTGTATAACTTTACAGATGAAAAGTACTGGTTACCTTTTGGTCTTGGATCGGCAGGTTCGCGTGCTTTCAATATGAGCAGCATTATTGCTGGTTGGCCATTCTGGATTGAAGGAACAGTTGCCTATAAATTCTAA
- a CDS encoding TonB-dependent receptor, with product MIKKRKKSWIILFLMVLLFTNLNLFGLDDEDVTTTNNPSSDSQYNGENHSGKQKSKQNYIPVYNQRESASGRITMPEVTVQTETPPSAVETFGAPNAAVLPTEQGPVSSTYGIPMSVMDTPRQVTPVNPTMLKAAGTVYQGYLDPLSVSQILPTAYTELNWGMGNAITIRGRQALPYINGIEMTLQNDSMAGVPFSWNMVESMDITEGPANAVFGATQPTPGSVNYITKQPYFDKFRGYIWDTTGMYSQYLWGADVGGPVNDKVAWRFSYMGQEQGSYYNNIYNNQQNFYAAIGAKPYENYTVDFYADFGTYSFMPQLADQINRPTNALIDNGLYTAGMLPPGALAGTLTSPFFVPVNRRADIVNPAGGGNAMTGMLQLIQRVKVSDNIEIVNNTFAWYTRSSWIEPSLYVAAYLSGDYEVDNRTEIRVNFDTPLEAAAPEKGSKEMKEYKETSKSEGDEEVKKSFWEGAIGEMLMRHNIDAGIEWHYQRNLDYFGDAFWNAGNVWSMMTTNPYSWNAVFLAPFAKAVNNPKGPAGGEWQIPGAPPGWFYEPLNGPGGTTDCNYWTVNPFYQHNIDWTSKFSLLFGARANFYFVDASTPPGPVGAPFAHFSTAAFAPLVNISPVYKPFPWMTAYFDFNWLQTTNAAVIGGYAPTFQPNSFSEVNQLIEGGVKFNILKDKMYITTAAFTQNQILNNLGFLPNGAPLPATPTNVEGFEINASYQPDRHFWARLGYIYMRAVEEWSSFPPGLHGPGMRQLTPILPYYTGVPIAGGPFVNGPFPISGAMPSSNYPFIGFPDQYFSGTVTYTSDVGLGVTLGAIVMSDQYLNYFYNTKIPTQFILNAQIFYTQPKWEARLYLYNFTDEKYWLPFGLGSAGSRAFNMSSIIAGWPFWIEGTVAYKF from the coding sequence ATGATTAAAAAGAGGAAAAAAAGTTGGATAATACTTTTCTTGATGGTCTTATTGTTTACTAACCTCAATCTTTTTGGTCTTGATGATGAGGATGTTACTACTACTAATAATCCGTCATCTGATTCCCAGTACAACGGAGAAAATCATTCTGGGAAGCAAAAATCCAAACAAAATTACATACCAGTTTATAATCAAAGGGAATCGGCTAGCGGCAGGATAACGATGCCAGAGGTGACTGTACAAACAGAGACTCCCCCAAGTGCCGTGGAAACCTTTGGTGCTCCGAATGCAGCGGTTCTTCCAACCGAACAAGGTCCTGTGTCCTCTACTTATGGGATCCCCATGAGCGTAATGGATACACCCAGGCAAGTGACTCCTGTTAATCCTACCATGCTAAAAGCTGCCGGAACGGTTTATCAGGGCTATCTTGATCCCCTGAGCGTTTCTCAGATTCTTCCGACAGCTTATACAGAACTCAACTGGGGGATGGGAAATGCGATCACCATTCGAGGAAGGCAAGCGCTTCCCTATATAAATGGAATTGAAATGACTCTTCAAAACGATTCCATGGCTGGAGTTCCTTTTAGCTGGAATATGGTGGAATCAATGGACATTACCGAAGGACCTGCCAATGCGGTTTTTGGAGCTACACAGCCTACTCCTGGTAGTGTGAACTATATTACCAAACAGCCCTATTTTGACAAGTTTAGAGGATATATATGGGATACCACTGGCATGTACAGCCAATATCTTTGGGGGGCTGATGTTGGAGGTCCAGTCAATGATAAAGTGGCCTGGCGTTTTAGCTATATGGGGCAAGAACAGGGTAGTTATTATAACAACATTTACAACAATCAGCAGAATTTCTATGCGGCAATTGGAGCCAAACCTTACGAGAATTATACCGTCGATTTTTATGCTGATTTTGGGACCTATTCCTTTATGCCACAGTTAGCTGATCAAATCAACAGGCCAACTAATGCCCTCATCGATAACGGACTGTATACAGCTGGAATGCTTCCTCCTGGAGCCCTGGCTGGAACCTTGACCAGTCCATTTTTTGTACCTGTAAACAGAAGGGCTGATATTGTGAATCCTGCAGGCGGGGGCAATGCGATGACTGGAATGCTTCAGCTTATCCAACGGGTAAAGGTTTCAGATAATATTGAGATTGTGAACAATACTTTTGCTTGGTATACGCGTAGCTCCTGGATCGAACCTTCGTTGTATGTGGCTGCTTATCTCTCAGGGGATTATGAAGTGGATAACAGAACAGAAATAAGAGTTAATTTTGACACTCCCTTAGAAGCTGCTGCTCCTGAGAAGGGGTCAAAAGAAATGAAGGAGTATAAAGAAACCTCCAAAAGCGAAGGGGATGAAGAGGTTAAAAAATCCTTTTGGGAGGGGGCAATCGGGGAAATGTTAATGCGGCATAACATTGATGCGGGCATTGAATGGCATTATCAGAGAAACCTTGACTATTTTGGGGATGCTTTTTGGAATGCAGGAAATGTCTGGAGCATGATGACAACCAATCCCTATAGTTGGAACGCAGTCTTTTTAGCTCCCTTTGCAAAAGCTGTTAATAATCCGAAAGGACCTGCGGGTGGGGAATGGCAGATTCCTGGAGCTCCTCCTGGATGGTTTTATGAACCTTTAAATGGCCCTGGTGGAACTACGGATTGTAATTATTGGACGGTCAATCCCTTTTATCAGCATAACATTGATTGGACAAGCAAGTTTAGCCTGCTATTTGGAGCGAGAGCAAATTTTTACTTTGTTGATGCTTCCACGCCTCCTGGACCAGTGGGAGCTCCGTTTGCACACTTTAGCACAGCGGCTTTTGCTCCTCTTGTAAACATAAGCCCGGTCTATAAACCCTTTCCATGGATGACCGCCTATTTTGATTTTAACTGGCTTCAGACTACTAATGCTGCGGTCATTGGAGGATATGCTCCAACGTTCCAACCAAATTCTTTTAGCGAAGTAAACCAGCTGATAGAAGGAGGCGTGAAGTTTAACATTCTTAAAGACAAGATGTATATCACCACTGCTGCTTTTACTCAAAATCAGATCCTCAATAATTTAGGGTTTTTGCCTAATGGAGCGCCTTTGCCAGCTACCCCTACAAATGTAGAAGGTTTTGAAATAAATGCTTCTTATCAGCCTGATCGCCATTTTTGGGCAAGGTTGGGCTACATTTACATGAGAGCGGTTGAGGAATGGTCGAGTTTTCCTCCAGGACTCCATGGGCCTGGAATGAGGCAGCTAACACCTATACTGCCTTATTATACTGGTGTGCCTATAGCCGGAGGACCATTCGTCAATGGACCCTTTCCTATCTCTGGTGCGATGCCTTCTTCCAATTATCCTTTTATTGGATTTCCTGACCAGTATTTTAGCGGTACAGTAACTTATACCTCTGACGTTGGCCTTGGAGTAACTCTTGGGGCCATAGTAATGAGTGATCAATACCTAAATTATTTCTATAATACAAAAATTCCAACACAGTTTATATTAAATGCTCAGATCTTTTATACGCAACCTAAGTGGGAGGCAAGGCTTTATCTGTATAACTTTACAGATGAAAAGTACTGGTTGCCTTTTGGTCTTGGATCGGCAGGTTCGCGTGCTTTCAATATGAGCAGCATTATTGCTGGTTGGCCATTCTGGATTGAAGGAACAGTTGCCTATAAATTCTAA
- a CDS encoding efflux RND transporter permease subunit, with product MSFPEFAIRRPVAAWMLMAALVFFGLLSLFSLGISRFPDVTYPVITVVTQWPGAAPEVMESEIVDPLENVLVSVQGIKDIESTMLPGIANIKLEFYIDKNIDAALQEVNAKVRSVRLPTDVNPPQIFKINQDDSPILWLAVTWDRPLKDLVRYVDKYIRDRFMLVHGIGDIQLGGWADRNLRIWLDRKRLNQLQISPTDIRDMLQAENIELGAGYLESKTNEINVRIMGEARSEYEMQSLALNHRAAGASGIPITGIGGSQGGGMGVTGAGSNQFLTNPAMTSAASNLLSNTRGASSVYIPLSTVASVEDGIMDLTRLSRSDGQPAIGLGIQKLRGFNEIAVAKEVKELVKELKKDLPAGMAIGPRFDSSVYTQEAVHETEFTLLLTIFFTASVCLLFLGSFRTTLNVLFSIPISILGSFIFFKFLGYTLNFFTLLALSLAVGIVVDDSIMVLENITRHKNLGKDPQTAALDGANEVSFAALAATLSIVAVFCPILFVGGVVGKFLSQFGVALSVAVLISLLEALTLAPMRVAEFLNVGKEEKKNYFEVWLDRVFWKFARIYRNLLKLALQKRWLVVSVSFLIFFFSLRLFPALHKELSPSEDMGIALIRIETPVGSSLAHTGERVRFLEEYLKKQPYVAHVFSSIGGYSGGQVNFGALFITLTPRKERKLRLQEILKIWRKEFKKAVYQDLHIKIIDISQSAFSSKRGTNIELSLLGSEYSVLKEVSQKILNELDKSGMYTDLDTDYREGMPEVQIIPDRDKCALANISMQQLVDSVRYSIGGARQGMYTNEEDIRRYDIRIRFIPEQWREPKDIEAIPLWSNYGGEPIHLKDVASLRVVPKLMNMTRENRRRVITLFANVKPEYSQAKALDYAMEICRKLLPPTYSVQPAGASQTAKETFSAFPYALGFGLILAYMVLGIQFNSFLFPLIILCAIPFSISGAILSLYISKLSLNLYSGIGLILLMGLAMKNSILLVEFINKKRFEDGLDTSAAILEAAFIRLRPILMTSLATISSAIPAALGLGPGAEVRVPLVMVVIGGIVVSTSFSLFVVPCIYSLAAKIGGKPPVDLEEWPEAQKVASL from the coding sequence ATGAGCTTTCCAGAATTTGCGATTCGCCGACCTGTAGCAGCTTGGATGCTTATGGCAGCATTGGTCTTTTTTGGGCTACTCTCTCTTTTTTCTCTTGGGATAAGTAGATTTCCAGATGTCACTTATCCCGTGATTACCGTAGTCACCCAGTGGCCTGGGGCAGCACCAGAAGTCATGGAATCTGAGATTGTTGATCCTTTGGAAAATGTACTTGTATCTGTCCAAGGAATCAAAGACATCGAATCGACTATGCTTCCAGGGATAGCCAATATTAAATTAGAATTTTATATCGATAAAAATATCGATGCAGCCTTACAGGAAGTTAATGCTAAGGTCCGAAGCGTTCGTCTTCCCACCGATGTTAATCCGCCCCAAATTTTTAAAATCAATCAGGATGATAGTCCAATCCTTTGGCTTGCTGTCACATGGGATAGACCTCTTAAAGACCTTGTTCGATATGTTGATAAGTATATCCGGGATCGGTTTATGCTTGTTCATGGCATAGGCGATATTCAACTTGGGGGCTGGGCGGACAGGAATTTGAGAATATGGTTGGATAGAAAAAGACTTAATCAATTGCAGATTTCTCCCACCGACATTCGTGACATGCTTCAGGCAGAAAATATTGAGCTTGGAGCAGGTTATTTGGAAAGCAAAACCAATGAAATCAATGTGAGGATTATGGGAGAAGCTAGATCAGAATACGAAATGCAGTCTTTAGCATTGAACCATAGGGCTGCGGGAGCTAGTGGCATTCCTATCACCGGGATTGGTGGCAGTCAGGGAGGGGGAATGGGGGTTACAGGTGCTGGAAGCAATCAGTTTTTAACCAATCCAGCAATGACAAGTGCAGCATCAAATTTGCTTTCCAATACGCGGGGAGCTTCTTCCGTTTATATTCCTTTATCAACGGTGGCTTCCGTTGAAGATGGGATTATGGATCTTACCCGGCTTTCTCGTAGTGATGGCCAACCGGCCATCGGCTTGGGTATTCAGAAGCTTAGGGGGTTTAATGAAATTGCTGTGGCTAAAGAAGTTAAAGAACTTGTCAAAGAGCTTAAAAAAGATCTGCCCGCAGGGATGGCAATCGGACCGCGTTTTGATTCTTCGGTGTATACTCAGGAAGCCGTTCATGAAACAGAATTTACTCTTTTACTAACTATATTTTTTACTGCTTCTGTCTGTTTGCTTTTTCTTGGTTCTTTTCGGACAACATTAAATGTTCTCTTTTCCATTCCTATTTCAATTCTAGGTAGTTTTATTTTTTTCAAATTCCTGGGATACACACTTAATTTTTTTACGCTTTTGGCTTTGTCTCTTGCTGTTGGGATTGTTGTCGATGATTCCATTATGGTGTTGGAGAACATCACAAGACATAAAAATTTAGGGAAAGACCCGCAGACTGCAGCTCTGGATGGAGCCAATGAGGTGTCGTTTGCTGCTCTTGCTGCTACTCTCTCGATCGTTGCGGTTTTTTGTCCAATTCTTTTTGTAGGTGGAGTGGTCGGAAAATTTTTGTCTCAGTTTGGTGTGGCTTTAAGTGTAGCTGTTCTCATTTCGCTTTTAGAGGCCTTGACGCTTGCGCCAATGCGTGTGGCTGAATTTTTAAATGTAGGGAAAGAAGAAAAAAAGAATTATTTCGAAGTTTGGCTTGACAGGGTTTTTTGGAAATTTGCTCGAATCTATAGAAATCTCTTAAAGCTTGCCCTTCAAAAAAGATGGTTAGTGGTGAGCGTTTCTTTTTTGATATTTTTCTTCTCCCTTCGGCTCTTTCCCGCTCTCCATAAGGAACTCTCTCCTTCCGAAGACATGGGTATAGCTTTAATCCGGATTGAAACTCCTGTTGGTTCTTCTCTGGCACATACCGGTGAAAGAGTCCGCTTTCTTGAAGAGTATCTTAAAAAACAACCTTATGTGGCCCATGTCTTCAGCAGTATAGGCGGGTATAGTGGAGGACAAGTTAACTTTGGGGCTCTATTTATTACTCTTACTCCAAGAAAAGAAAGGAAGCTGCGGCTTCAAGAGATCCTTAAAATCTGGAGAAAAGAATTCAAAAAAGCTGTCTATCAAGATCTACATATAAAAATCATTGATATTAGCCAGAGTGCTTTTAGCTCTAAGAGAGGGACTAATATCGAGTTGAGCCTGTTGGGCTCCGAGTATTCCGTTTTGAAAGAGGTATCTCAAAAAATTCTAAACGAGCTCGATAAAAGTGGAATGTATACAGATCTGGATACAGATTACCGGGAGGGAATGCCAGAAGTGCAGATCATACCGGATAGGGACAAATGTGCACTAGCCAATATTTCGATGCAGCAGCTGGTTGATTCTGTCCGCTATTCCATTGGTGGTGCCAGGCAGGGAATGTATACCAATGAAGAAGACATTCGTAGGTATGATATCCGAATCCGATTCATCCCTGAACAGTGGCGAGAGCCAAAAGATATTGAAGCTATACCGCTTTGGAGCAATTATGGAGGAGAGCCTATCCATCTTAAGGATGTCGCTAGCCTGCGAGTCGTCCCCAAACTCATGAACATGACAAGGGAAAATAGGCGTCGGGTGATCACTCTTTTTGCCAATGTGAAACCCGAATATAGCCAGGCTAAAGCCCTCGACTATGCGATGGAGATTTGCAGAAAACTCCTGCCTCCTACCTATTCTGTCCAGCCAGCGGGTGCTTCTCAAACAGCCAAAGAAACCTTTAGCGCTTTCCCCTATGCGTTAGGCTTTGGGCTCATCCTTGCTTATATGGTTCTAGGTATCCAGTTTAATAGTTTCCTTTTCCCTTTGATCATTCTCTGTGCCATTCCCTTTTCGATCTCTGGAGCCATCCTTTCCCTTTATATTTCAAAGCTTTCCTTGAATCTTTACAGTGGAATAGGGCTTATTCTCCTCATGGGCTTAGCTATGAAAAATTCGATTCTACTGGTCGAATTTATTAACAAAAAGAGGTTCGAAGATGGTTTAGATACTTCTGCAGCAATTCTTGAAGCTGCTTTCATTCGGCTAAGGCCAATTCTTATGACTTCGCTAGCAACAATTTCTTCAGCGATACCTGCCGCTCTTGGGCTTGGCCCTGGGGCAGAAGTCAGGGTGCCTCTTGTGATGGTAGTTATTGGAGGCATCGTTGTTTCTACTTCTTTTTCCTTGTTTGTGGTTCCTTGTATTTATAGTCTTGCAGCAAAGATTGGTGGCAAACCACCGGTGGATTTAGAAGAATGGCCCGAAGCCCAAAAAGTAGCTTCCTTATGA